In Calothrix sp. NIES-2098, the DNA window TGGGCTAGGGTGCTGGCTCCGATGGCTGGGAATAATCGAGGGCTTTACTTTTTACCGGAAGTGGAAGATGAAGTTTTAGTTGCCTTTGAACATGGTTTAGCTGAATTTCCCTATATTTTGGGGGGTTTATGGAACGGTAAGGATAATCAACCAGAAAATAATAATAATGGTCAAAATAACAAGCGTACGATCAAGTCTCGTAGTGGTCACATTATTAGCTTCGATGACACCAATGATAAGGGAAAAATCGAGATTGTTGATTCATTAGGGAACAACAGCATCACCATCAGCACAGATGATAATGCGATCGCCATTGTGTGTAAAACTGGCAAGCTCAAACTCAGCGCCGAAGGAATTGAAATTAGCTCTGGTGCAGGGATTGATATCAAAGCTACGGGCGAATTAAATATCAAGGGCAGTGTGGTGAATATCAACTAAACCGATCAGATTTGATTTTTTCAGAATAATTCTGAGGAGGAAAATTGCTAGAACAGCCAGCAGCTAAACAAGGCGACCAAATAGTGGCTGTAGATATGCATATCGTGATGATTCCCAGTCCAGCAGGGCCCGTACCAACACCATTACCTCATCCTTTTAAAGGCATCATTAAAGGTAATCTCAGCCGCAACGTCAAAATTATGGGTATGTCAGCAGCAACGGTAGATAGCACTGCGGATAATATACCGCCCCATATTCCCACACCACCAGGGACTGCTTTTCAAAAACCACCAACTAATAAGGGTACTATCATCACTGGCAGTACAACTGTCAAAATCAACGGCAAAGCTGCTGCTCGTACAGGCGATCGAGCCATAACTTGCAACGATCCGGTAGATCTGCCAGTAGGTAATGTTTTGGCTGCTGGTACTGTATTCATCGGTGGATAAGAGAGGGTGTATTTATGAATACTAATTTTCTGGGTGTAGGCTGGGAGTTTCCAGTAGAACTGGACAAAAATGGGAAAATCAAAATGGCCTATTACGAACAAAGTATCCGTAGGGCTATCAAGATGATTATAGAAACTGCCCCAGGTGAACGGGTGATGCGTCCCGACTTCGGCTGCGGT includes these proteins:
- a CDS encoding Rhs element Vgr protein; protein product: MIDVSLLANLLHSDNQGSRFYGVTVGIVTNNKDPDGLGRVKVRFPWLWDEQKNIGVDSHWARVLAPMAGNNRGLYFLPEVEDEVLVAFEHGLAEFPYILGGLWNGKDNQPENNNNGQNNKRTIKSRSGHIISFDDTNDKGKIEIVDSLGNNSITISTDDNAIAIVCKTGKLKLSAEGIEISSGAGIDIKATGELNIKGSVVNIN